TCTTAGTTATTTTATGGGACGGCCTACCGAAGTTTTTTGGGCAAGCCTGGTTCTCGCCGTATTTGCATTTGTACGCCACCGCTCAAACATCGTCAAGCTGCTTCGAGGAACGGAAAATAAAATCGGTTCGAAAAAATCGCAGCCGTGAATCATTACGGCGAACACCGCAAGGAGGGACAATGGCTAACTTACGCAAAGTATCGGTGCTGGTAGCAGGGAGCTGGGGAACGGCGCTTGCTTCCGTACTTGCGGACAACGAACGCGACGTTACGCTTTGGTCCCGCAATGGACAGCAAGTCGATGAAATCAATACGTCTCATACGAATATCCGGTTTTTACCCGACGTTTCTTTATCCCCGCGCATCAGGGCGACGCGTTCGATGGAAGAAGCCGTAAGCGGCGCAGAAGCGGTGATCGTGGTCGCTCCTTCCGCTGCGATGAAGGACGTGGCCTCCGCAATGCGCCCCTTTTTGCAGCCGGAGACGCTGCTCATCCACGCGACGAAAGGTTTCGAAGCCGAATCGCTCGACCGGATGAGCACGGTGATCGCCAAGGCGCTTCCCGAGTATGACAGCCGGCGCATTGTCGTTTTGTCCGGCCCGAGCCATGCGGAAGAGGTTATACGCCGCAGTCCGACCACCGTCGTCGTCGCTTCCGAGCTGCCGGATGCCGCGGAGCATGCTCAAGATCTGCTCATCAACTCGTATTTTCGCGTGTATACGAATTCGGACGTGGTTGGGGTAGAGGTCGGCGGAGCTTTGAAAAATATCATCGCGCTAGGTGCCGGTCTTTCCGACGGACTCGGTTTCGGCGACAACGCGAAAGCGGCGCTTGTCACGCGCGGACTTGCCGAGATATCGCGGCTTGGCTCGGCGATGGGCGGCAACCCGCTGACGTTTTCGGGGCTGGCCGGTGTCGGCGATCTCATCGTCACATGTACGAGCAAGCACAGCCGCAACTGGCGGGCCGGGTCTATGCTCGCTCAAGGCCTATCTTTGGACGAGGTACTCGCACGGATGGGCATGGTCGTCGAAGGCGTCAAAACGACACAGGCCGCTTACAGGCTCGCCAGACGGTACGATGTAGAGATGCCGATTGCAGCTGAGCTGCATCGCGTGTTGTTCGAGGGCAAGCCTCCCAGACTGGCGGTTGAGGACTTAATGGGCCGGGACCGCACCCGAGAGCTTGAATAAGACGGTTACCCCTACGGAAAAAATCGACTCGGGCTTCGGTCAGGAGCCTATACCGCAATCCGATTCTTCACATACAATACGTTAGACTTTGTATGTCTAACTTTAGGTGTATGGGAGGATGCAGGATGCCAGGAAAAGATTTATCCAAAGAGGTTCTGAACGTCGTCAAGAAAAAGACCGGTAAAAATATATCGGCTCAAGATATCAACAAAATCGCCAGCGGCGTAAAACCGTCGACCTTGCAAAGCGATTCGCAGCTGAGGCAGCTTATCAAGCAGGTATCGAATATGGCGAAAGTGCCGGTTAGCGAGGCGACCATCAACGAAATTATTCAGGCGATCAAAGCAAGCAAAATGAATCCGAACAACATCGAATCGCTGATGAAAATGATGATGGGCAAGAAATGAACCGTTCGTCAAGCGCCTTGCAGAAGGCGCTTTTTTTCTTGTACGATATGCTTATTTCAAAGGAGGTCCGGAACGTGCGGAATGAAGCCATTCTACTAGTTGACGACGAGGAAGGCATTTTGATCATGCTTGAAAATCTTCTTCGCAAAGAAGGATACACTCATATTGCCAAAGCCGGTTCCGCTGCCGAAGCTGTGATGGCGGTGCGAACGACACGGTTTGATATGATCGTGCTCGATGTCATGCTTCCGGATATGGACGGATTTACATTGTGCACGGAGCTGCGCAAAACCTTAAAAACCCCTATTTTGTTCCTTACCGCACGTTCCAGCGATTTGGATAAGCTGCAAGGTTTGTACTTGGGCGGAGACGATTATGTCACCAAACCTTTCAATCCGATGGAAGTGGTCGCACGAATTCAGGCTCATTTAAGACGAAGCTCTCTGTATGCGTCCGATACTTTATTCAGCGAGGAAATCTACCGGTATGAATCGTTTACGGTGAACCGAACCGCCGGACAACTTATCGTGGGCAGCGTGGATACTCCATGTCCGGCCAAGGAGCTTGAGCTGCTGCTCTACTTTTGCAAACATCCGAACCGGGTGTTCACCGCCCAGCAATTATATGAGCAGGTATGGGGCACTATTGTGCAGGGGGATGAGAAAACGGTCGTTATTCACATCTCCCGACTCAGAAAAAAGCTGGAGATCGATCCGTCCGACCCCAAGCTGATCGTGACGCTGAGAGGGATCGGGTACAAATTCGTTCCTCCATCGGGAGGCTGAGTTATGAACTTTACTCTGCGCGTGGCGCTGCAATTACTGCTCGCATTCTTTTTACTGTTTATTGGCATTCATATCTTTATTTTCGCAGCCGCATGGTTAATCGAACCGCAATCAATTGTAAACAGGGGCTCTGACGGGAACGGTTCGGGTACTTTAGAAATTTATGTATTGGCCGCGTTTGCCGTCATGTTTATTCTCACCTTGCTTATAATCGGTTGGTATTTGGGGAAGCCGATTTATTTTATTATGATATGGATCAAACACTTGGCAAATGGTCATTATGATGTTCCCATGCGCCGGAATCAGATCCTTTCACACAAAACCGGCATGTTGAAGTTTCCGTATGCGATCTACAAGGAATTGTTCGAGCATGTACGGATGCTTGCCGGCACACTCCAAAAAAACGAGAAGGAACTTCAAGCTTCCGAACGGGCAAAGCGGGAGTGGATCAGAGGGATCTCGCACGATTTAAAGACGCCATTAACCTACATAACCGGATATTCCGCCATGTTGATTAATAACGAGTATCGCTGGAGCGAAACGGAGAGGAAGGAATTTCTCACGGTCATTCATCAAAAAGCGGCTCATTTGCAAGAGCTGGTGCAGGATCTCAACGAAACGATTCAGGGGCAAATCCCTTTAAAACTTGAGGTAGCGGACATCGTTGAACTTGTGCGAAGAGCTGTGGCGGACGTCGGCAGCGCGCCCTGGGCAAACGGCTACCTGCTTACGATGGAAGCGAAACCGG
The window above is part of the Paenibacillus hamazuiensis genome. Proteins encoded here:
- a CDS encoding NAD(P)H-dependent glycerol-3-phosphate dehydrogenase, whose product is MANLRKVSVLVAGSWGTALASVLADNERDVTLWSRNGQQVDEINTSHTNIRFLPDVSLSPRIRATRSMEEAVSGAEAVIVVAPSAAMKDVASAMRPFLQPETLLIHATKGFEAESLDRMSTVIAKALPEYDSRRIVVLSGPSHAEEVIRRSPTTVVVASELPDAAEHAQDLLINSYFRVYTNSDVVGVEVGGALKNIIALGAGLSDGLGFGDNAKAALVTRGLAEISRLGSAMGGNPLTFSGLAGVGDLIVTCTSKHSRNWRAGSMLAQGLSLDEVLARMGMVVEGVKTTQAAYRLARRYDVEMPIAAELHRVLFEGKPPRLAVEDLMGRDRTRELE
- a CDS encoding stage VI sporulation protein F, with the protein product MPGKDLSKEVLNVVKKKTGKNISAQDINKIASGVKPSTLQSDSQLRQLIKQVSNMAKVPVSEATINEIIQAIKASKMNPNNIESLMKMMMGKK
- a CDS encoding response regulator transcription factor; its protein translation is MRNEAILLVDDEEGILIMLENLLRKEGYTHIAKAGSAAEAVMAVRTTRFDMIVLDVMLPDMDGFTLCTELRKTLKTPILFLTARSSDLDKLQGLYLGGDDYVTKPFNPMEVVARIQAHLRRSSLYASDTLFSEEIYRYESFTVNRTAGQLIVGSVDTPCPAKELELLLYFCKHPNRVFTAQQLYEQVWGTIVQGDEKTVVIHISRLRKKLEIDPSDPKLIVTLRGIGYKFVPPSGG
- a CDS encoding sensor histidine kinase, yielding MNFTLRVALQLLLAFFLLFIGIHIFIFAAAWLIEPQSIVNRGSDGNGSGTLEIYVLAAFAVMFILTLLIIGWYLGKPIYFIMIWIKHLANGHYDVPMRRNQILSHKTGMLKFPYAIYKELFEHVRMLAGTLQKNEKELQASERAKREWIRGISHDLKTPLTYITGYSAMLINNEYRWSETERKEFLTVIHQKAAHLQELVQDLNETIQGQIPLKLEVADIVELVRRAVADVGSAPWANGYLLTMEAKPERVSLSCDPKLLARAIRNLLVNAVVHNPEGTRITVGVTMLHDGTVEIRINDDGIGFSKTNVPGSETTDSFGRSGLGLSIAGQLIEAHGGKLIVSSNPGEGTTLTIQLLSTQS